Sequence from the Zeugodacus cucurbitae isolate PBARC_wt_2022May chromosome 2, idZeuCucr1.2, whole genome shotgun sequence genome:
AATGAGTAGCGACAGTGGCAAGggttttttgaattttgcttCTGATTTCTGTGGGGCGTTCTCGCATTTAAATGCGCGCCACAGTCGTGAATGAATAAGATTTTGCAAACAGCACTGCTATTAGTCATTCACCGGGTGATTTCATTTTAGTATTTATGTGAGTtcgatttgaatatttatagaaatttcaaattaaatatggtTTTATGATTACTAAGCTGATATTACAAGTAAAATCGATAGCTAAAATAAGTCAATCTGTATAATATTGAGAAGTACAAGTATATATAGAAGAATAGTGTATATAGAAATGGAGATTCGAACTTAGAATAATTCATATTTGGAAAAAAGTGGTTCTAGTAGTTCATGTGTTCTTGCCTTTTCTCTCACAACACACCCACCAACCAACCATAGGTTTAAATTAATACTCCTAAGCAAccgatatttcaataaaaatcttgATGTAGagatatcaaaaattaatgatCACTCGTTATAATGCGCGCCGAAAAGCTTCTCGaactcaatttttgatataGCCTTTAGCTTTCTCAGCGATTTCTCTTTAGCTTTAAGCTTCTTTTAATTCTTGTAAATAGGAAATCATATCTgacataaaataacaaaaacaataatagaatTTTGACAATTTGTCTTTTGGATTTTTaatattcccgttatttttttaacacaccctTACGATTGTAGAACAaagtttttaaaactaaaaaaatatattttatttgcaataacattacatgaatatttaaataaataacaacttataaaacaaatcaataaaaatctTAACTCACTTTCAGGAGGCCAAAGATCATTGCACACCCTCGCCATGCCTGCAAGGTCGCTGTCTCAACACACCTGGCAGCTATTACTGTCACTGTCCACCGGATCGCGCGGGAAAGCATTGCGAACAAATACGGCCACTATGCTCTCAACCGCCTTGCAATGGtaagtaataacaaaaacaataacaacaacaatattattagaatacaaaatattattaagcgCAAATATGCCGTTAGCACttactatattaataaatttgtgtaaTTTCTCACCACAGAGGGCTGCTTCGCCAATGCGACAATGAATGCGTTGCCGTGCAGCGGCCATGGCACTTGCGAGATCGGCGATGTGGGCACATTCTGCAAATGTCATGTGGGCTACACGGGCACCTTCTGTGAGCACAGTAAGTAGAACCAattcaattacaacaaaatataagaaaaataagcgaaaataaatggcaacatttgtaaaagcaacaaaaaaaacataagacTTAAGCAGCAAACTTTATGCGTCGCATACAACATTGCCACTATTTACACGCAAAAACGTAAATCCATAATTAACCGCAGCGCTAATAGCAATCTGAACGCAAACAGTTATAAAATTAATCATTATTCAATCATAATAAAAGCATGTGAGAGCAGGCAAAGAAACAGAGACATAAACAAAATACTTTCCCACCATTTGAAGCGCTTGCGCTTGAGAATTTGAATTGAAGCGCTTGCCAGCCGCGCTTATTGGCTGattgaaaaatgtaaatgctGTATCTGTTCCGAAGCTTTAAAGGGGGCAATAAAAGTGGAAATAAAATGAACGCGGCTGACTGAGGTGTAATCAAACATGGTAAACGCTGCGGAAGTGTGGCCCAGCCTAGAACAATGCCAGACACTTTATTTCCTCGGAAAGCGTCCACACATTCGTGAGTTAATAAATCAATGGAACTGCAGAGCTCAGTAGAATTCAGCAGCACAGTGCATGCGAAAAATGCAACACTTCGCTGAGGCATTTACATTGTAAGAGACTCCTTAAGAGACTGATGGAGAAAATGTAGGCAAAGAAACTTGAGAAATCGATACTGTATTGAAATCAAATGGAGAGAATATGTGTACGCGATCGCATGTGCTTCAATTTCATTTGAGGCCGCATTGAAATTTAACCCAAAATAAGCGCTGTTAACACGCGAAACGAAAGCGAAGACGATTGCAAATATGTGTCTATATGTGTAGAgcacaaaaatgttaattaaaattttttaaattcatcccGACCAGCTTAACGTAAAGTCACTAAATGAGTCAGCCGAGCGCTGAGCAAAGGAAAAAGTAGGCGGCGCTGGTGGGGAGCTGCCGCTTGGCGAATGCCGAAAAGCCAAACAAGCTGATGGacatgcaaacacacatacaacaaacatacacagcGGCTTTATCTGGCAGCAGTCGACCAGGATATTAGCGCACAACAATGGACCACGTCAGTGCTGAGCGCCAAGCGTCGAGAGCCGCTGAAGATGTTGCATGTCCACCATGTCGACTGCTGCTAAGCCACACAAAACCCAATTAACTCGCCAGCGTGAATATGCAGCAACAACTCGGcggcttttttacattttttgttgccaCATTTCGCTTTTTTCCAACGCTTAATTTCGAACGCGGTCGGTACCAACTCGTGTCCTTGCATGTCTTCTAGTTTACATACGTTTGCTTGTCTgtttcttagtttttttttttgcttttgtcttatttgttttcttttgtgttttttgtttgctgcacCACTGACGTTCTCGTTTTGTTTGCTCTTCTTTCTTACTTGCAGATCTAAATGAGTGCTCGCCAAATCCTTGTCGAAACGGTGGAATTTGCCTGGATGGTGATGGTGATTTTACATGTGAATGCATTTCGGGTTGGACAGGTAAGCAAATACACGACTACTACAAGTGTATTCTAGGCGGTGTGGGAGGGTAGGGAGAGTTGAAACTTGACTTCGGAAATATAGCAGGAATTCAGTGCGGAGGTGGCATTAATGAGctggtattcgcgagaaatgcACTTTTTTCCTTTTGTTGCGTTTTTTGTGTCTCGAGAATGTCTGCAACAAGTGTAACTCAATGGAAATTGAGGACTGTCTTACTTTTTAATAtctattgaaaaccaagttcgttgcaacaaaaaaaacgaaCAATTTCTCATATTCTCATCATTTAGCACCCACACTTGAACTCcaagacttaagcgacaaactcGGCTGCAAAATATTGTAGATTTGATTAATCGAAAGTGAAAGGTCGCCATTTATATTCACATATGTGTCACACGCTGACTTCTTGCATAATTAAGCCACTAATATGCCCTAGCTTATTTGCTATTTCCCTCTAAGTATGATAAATATGGGTTTGAAATAACAGTATTTGAATTAAGCACAGCCGCGTAGCGCTCTCAAATTGATTATGCAAATGATCTACTTTATGCGCAGTGTTCAACGCGTTCACGCTTAATTAATTAGCAATAGTTTGTGGGAAAAATAATTTGGATTAATGTCTTTGCTAATTCACATTGAAAGCGTTGGCGATTAAAGAAATGAAGGTTGGAGTGAagccaaatatttgtttttttttttaatttttaattttatttgtattttaagttAAGAACTCGAAGGTGATCGgaacaaatatttgaaagttaTTTAGATTAGGTCTTAGTTATTTGGTCGAACTTCACCACATATTTCTCAATTcagatgtgttaaaaaataacgtgATTTTTAGTCGCTAAAAGAGCCAAATATTGTCCCAAATATCGAATTTGAGACCGTGCCAAAACCGTGTCATAAGTACTTAATATCGAATGGGAACAATTTTGAAGACGacaatattagaaaataatatttttttttcagaaaaacgaaaattcccgttattttttgaacacttaaTGTTCACATTTTACATGATCTAATAAAGTACTCTGGTTTGAGATATAAAAGACTGCCTGATTCTGTTCCTCGGAATGTATTTTCGATTTGCAACCCTAGTCTGGCTTACAGGACTATTATAATGTAAATTTCCTTTCAATATTCAGTAATATCTTATTCGAAATTCTATCATTAACTGTAAATCGTATTTGAAATGCTTTTCCCGTCATACGACTACTCTGGCAGTTATAGTACCGTTAGTCTGAAAATGGATTAACTCTCATTGAAATgggattttattattataaggaCCTCacataattttcattcaaaaacgATGAACAAATAGCGGGTTACACATCCATATACCAAAAAATGTTGCATGAGTCCAACACCCATCGAATTTCCTAGCGACCCTCTCAAGCAGCCACTTTCATTTGCACCTTCAGCAGTGGCTGCTGTCGATACCTCGTACACCTTCTACATTCGTATGTGCCTGAGTTTGTGCCGATCGATGTGCGATTTTCGACTGAAATCCACACCATGCAAGAATCAAACCAAgcgaaaaaatacaacaaaaacacaaaataaagaaatacagaaatacaaaatattttaattaaaatttcctaATCGTGTGTGAAGTGTTTTTATCTGATGTTGGGATCATTCGCCGCCGGATTCATTTAACCTCATATCGTTTTGTCTCTCAAGTCAGTGCATGCGAGTGTGCATGTGGGCAACCGTCCGTCCTTAGAGCACTGCGCGTTCACTTGCCGCCGCTTCGCCCGCACTAAACTCCACCGCATTGCAGCGCCTCAAGTGGCTGGCGAGCGTTTGCGCTCACTTACAAATCCGTTGTCTTGTTTGGTTGTGTTAAACTTGAAAGCGAATTAATACGAAACGCAAAGATCGCGTTTCCAATTGCCGTTTCGTGTTCGAATGTACGAATCTCTGCATTGCCTGCCTGCCGTTTGGTGTTGGTGGCCTTCCGCCCGCCTCTCGGCAACAGTCCGCAACCAAGTTGCAGCACATCCTAAGTTTGCAGCAGCCGCAAGCAGCAGCCAGCAGTAGCGGCGGTGGCAGGATGTGACAGTAAAGTAATAAATTGCATTTCGTTTCTTGTACGCCGATTTGTAGCGCTGATACACATGCATATCGCGAAGCGAACGACGGCGCATGCGTGCATGTTCGTACATTCGTTCGCTGTGCTGTTTGGCAAATGTTCGCTGTACGTACGAGTACAAGTGTATGCCAATTGAGATGGCACCAAATGAGCTGGCCAGTGGTCAACTTACGGGCATACAAAGTGTGCGCGATGGTGTCGAAAAGTTAGTTAGGATATAGCCCtgagaaataatttaaagaatttgTTCAATTGCCTGCGAACAAGGTAAATTTACACCGaatcgaaaataatttattcatttaatattgGCCATAGCGTCAGCTTAGGACTCGGCTCTGTAGATGGCTACTAGATGTCGTGCGCTTCAGTCGGACTCTCTGCAGACGACAATTAAATGTCAATACTtaagtttgtaaatatatttgttgtaatttgggATCAAGTAAACTGGGGATCAAGTTTAGAATGGCAACAATTTTAATGAGCTAACTTGCTAACGTTTAGCTAATAAAGTGATTAGTTACAAGACTCTGAATTGCAAGCtcaaaagcatttaaatttttaactgtCGAAGAGTTTGTCGCATACTTAAgggataacaacaataatagacaCTACTAATAAAGATCGAGAGAAAATCCAACTGACCTCATTAATCTTACTCTTCCATTACAGGTAAACGCTGCTCGGAACGTGCCAATGAATGTTATGGTGGACAATGTCAAAATGGTGGCACCTGCCTCCCCAGTTCCACCGAGAAGGGTCTGCAATCGCACTGCCGCTGTACGCCCGGTTGGCATGGTGTCTACTGCGATGAGCCAATCGACCAATGTAGCGGACAGCCGTGCCACAATGGCGGCACTTGTGAATCAGGCACCGGTTGGTTCCGCTGTTTGTGCGCACAGGGCTTCTCCGGACCAGATTGTCGCATTAACGTGAATGAGTGCTCGCCGCAGCCTTGTTTGGGTGGTGCCACTTGTATTGATGGTATTGGTGGCTTCACTTGCATTTGTCCGCCAGGTCGACATGGCTTGCGATGCGAAATTCGTaagtcaaaaattaatatacaataaaacGATTTGTTTcactaataattttcttttattgcagTGCTTTCTGATCCCAAGTCTGCTTGCATCAACTCTACCAATACGCTCTCGCCCTATCATGCTTTGAATCAGAGCCAAGGCGACTGGTTAGAGCTGGCGCTCTCTGGCAGTACCGAGGAGTACTGTAATGCCTGCATCTGCGAGAATGGCACATCGCGTTGCACGAATCTCTGGTGTGGTTTGCCGAATTGCTTCAAAGTGGATGCCGCTACGAAATCTTCAAATTTATCCGGTGTGTGTAAGCAGCACGAAGTGTGCGTGCCAACAGTGAATGAGGCCTGTCTCTCTCCGCCATGTGCTGTGCGTGGTGACTGTCGTGCGCTGGAGCCCTCGCGTCGTGTGGCGCCGCCACGTTTACCCGCTAAACCGGAGTGCTGGCCCAACCAAGCGGTTTTGAATGAGAACTGTGCACGTCTTACTATACTGCTGGATTTGCAGCAAGTTGGGGAGGGTTCGTCCGTCGAGGGGCTTTGTTCGGTGATACGCTTTCTATTGGCTTCAAAACTGGTGAAGCTGCCGCGCGACAACAAAGATGCTATGTTGATTATAATTTGCGATCTGAAAATGGGCACAAATGATACCATCGAAATGACTGTGGTAAGTAGTGGACTTATTCAAAATTAATGGCATATCTGTTTTCTAactccatatttatttttttactttagtcATCAACAAAGTCAGCAGACCCGCAGTTGCCCACCACAGTCGGTCTACTCGGTGAGCTGCTTTCCTCCCGTCAGATTAACAGCTTGCAGCGCCGCAAAGAACTGCGCAATGCTAAATTCGCGCCTTTGGTCTCAATACTAGAGGTCAAGGTAGAGACTGCACTCGTTGCAGAAGGCAATCACAGCAGTCTACTAATTGGCATACTCTGTGGCATTTTCATCGTGCTAATTGGCTGTGCGGTATTTATAACGCTTATGTGGCGCCAACGCTTACATCCACGTTCTACGTCGGGCATAAATCTTACACCCTCCATGGATGTCTCGCGTCATGAGGAGGAGAAATCGAATAATctgcaaaatgaagaaaatctgCGTCGCTACACAAATCCGCTCAAGGGTTCGACCAGTTCTTTGGGACGCACCAATGGCATGGAACTTAGTCTAAACCCCTCACCAGAACTGGCAACTGTATCGTCGCTTGTGGCCGCGTCCACCTCAGCGCTGCATCGCTCACAACCTCTCTATCCAGCTAATTGTGGCGAATCGAATTTCGACTGCGAGCTGGAAGTTAGTGCGACCGGCAGCCGAACCAATGCGACAAGCAAAACCGAACTACACCACGCACACGTGCAAAAGCGCAATTCACAAATCTTGCTGCATAAAACACCCAATTCCGACATGAAGAAGAACACCGTCGGTTCGCTGGATAGTCCGCGAAAGGATTTCGGAAAGAGATCAATCAATTGTAAATCGATGCCACCGCCCGCTAACGAAGAATCGGACGTGCTCACCGTGGTGGTGTAGTACACGACCGAACTGGCCGTTGAGGCGACAGCGTGCATTTGAGCCAATGATCTCAGCATATCTACCGAATGAACTAGCAAACTGTAGGTTTAAATAAATTCCGACTTTCTGTGCACATAGATGAGTGTACGTCCGGCGCAATAAATACGGAGGGAACGAATTTCCTCACTTAAAAGCCGACAACAAGCGACCGAAAGTTTACTTAATCAATTGTTTATGAATTACGACTGTTTCGAAACTTTTTTACGAAACTGAATATTTAACTCGAAGCTAGCAATATGCAATAGTTTAACTTCTAAgtagtataattaaattaaatctcaACTTAAGTTTTAGCAGTAAGTGCCAGTGTAGTGTTATGGAAGTTtgaagataaatatttataataaggcGTTAGTATAGTGCATATAATGttgagtttgaaaatcctacAGTGTGTGATATTAtagaataaaacaataacaaataacaatatgaatagttaaatatgtaattctaaactaaaattaaaatccgATTGTATTAAgctatattttagtaaatataaaaaaatataaaaaaacattattgtgGTTAAATTGgttgtaaatataattaaagttaGTAAAAAagagtgtgtgtaaatattagctttaaaatattagttaatattatttgaaaattccaagttactttttaatagtttctaacacataaaaatatattttttttttaatttgattttgtttaaaCTTTTTCATGCTTCCATATTTTATTAGGTTTGTTAGACATCTCTAGgctgcaataaaatatttaatttaatagttaTAAGCTTTAGTTAGCCATTATTTATATTGATTATACATTCGTTTTTGTAAATGATATTGGcataagtaattatttttaaataatcgcTTTGATTTTATACTTTAgaacttttattacttttataaataaatttgtaaaaagcaagaaataaagtaaaaaaaaataaaaatgtttttaccatcaaatatttattggatAGCTTCGAAAATGATAACCGCCATTTGGTATAGAGTCGATTCAGCACCGTTCGCAGCATCTCgtactgacgtatggaacgactcAAACTGGCTCAAAGTGTATGTAAACATGATAAAATGCCGCATTtcggacgaagagcaacctgaagagattccaAAGCAGTCATTTCagacaacggtttggtgtgattTGTgagccggtggaatcatcggtccatattttttcaaaatgatgccggtgagaacgtgaccgtcaatggcgaccgttgtCGCGctatgataaccgactattttatGCCTGAAATAGATGCTCGCGCTCTCAGCGACATTTGTTTTCAATAAGACGCACTCAACGgctggaccatctgagacgtaacAGCGGCCAATATTTGAAAGTGATAATTTTACAAGTCAAAGAATTTTCtttcaaatgataataaacattccccattcaattttaattttctatgttTCTCCTTTAAAAaagattataaataatatatccaAGAGTTATGGTAGGTGTAGTACAAACATCCTGAGTATAGCGAAAATATTACTGAACCTTTATCACTGAAAATATTAAGCAGGttccaaataattaattaacagTCTCTCGAGAGTCGGGTGTACGTAACCGGAAAGGACTTGATTTTGAACTGGTCTCAAACTCTCAACTCGTCTGcatgcatttcaattatttgaatgtttgctaaccatgcaacaacaacaacttaataacaatataatattaacataattacaaaattaaattattaaatcagTATGTTTATAATTAAGGTATTAAAATCTTTATCGCAAtattctcatttatttatagtGGTATCACCcatagttttaatattaaaatcttattcataattttccttttacaaaactttttgctttaattattctaataacaaatttctttaatgaatgtaaacaataaaataatttttaaaacttaccCCACATGGGTTAATACCCACAATATACCCAGCTCTCTACTGCGCTGTAATTCCTCATTTATTGGCTCAATAAAAATCCACTGCTTATGTGGCAACTCAGCAGCTGATAACAACATTGTACTTCAGCTGAATGTCAAATTCCAATCGTTTGGTAAATCTTTGAGCTGGACAAAAGTAAATAATAGAATAGCAATAATATTACTGATATTACACGgaataatatagtttttatatacaattataaagGAAGGGAACGCatctaaatatttaatgttgaaATAATTGCTAAGAAAAGTTGGAAACATGCTGCAgttcatcaaaaatattttattaagtcTTTACATGCAATACGAATTGGTTACATGCATTTATATGTTTGAGCCTTGGGAGAAGAAACTAATAAGTAAGTTGAAGTGTTTATTTGTAAGTACAGCTTCAGAGATTTTgttatgtaaaatgtgtaatataAGTGCATAACTATTTCTTTGTTTAGAAAACAAAGGCTAATTTCTGATAAAAATTCGAGATTAAACGGGAAACGAAACAAACAGATTAGTGATTAATGAATCACTTATCTGAAGTGGGTTTCTAACGAAATCAACAAACTAAGTACGATAATTACCTAGGAACATTTTGTATTGAAATGCGAATTGCTAATAGAAAATGTATTTCATAAGAAGCACAATATGATATAAGCAAAGGGAGCTTTGCAGGTCTTAAATCTAAAATTACCTGATTCCAAACATTTTAATCTaataagaaattgtaaataaaataggcTATAACATATTTCTACTGATACGAGTATGtacatttcaataataatattctcACAAACTTCTCTTGCTTCCTTTCATTTCAGATAGTTTCGTAATTTTGACACTTGGATTGGTCATATTCTCAAGTTTCGTCTATTTGCCATCATATTTTGAAACATTCCTACAATTTGTGTCTCCACTACCACAAAAGGAGGTCTCAACATCATACACACCCATGTTGCAGACACAAAAAATGAGTATGAGTTAGAAGAAAAAGGGACATGGCCGAAATGAAAACGCACAATATGCTTTTGTTTGGATGAAATTCGCTGATTTTGGGCCAACATTTTATTCacaacat
This genomic interval carries:
- the LOC105219348 gene encoding serine palmitoyltransferase small subunit A, translated to MLQFIKNILLSLYMQYELVTCIYMFEPWEKKLINSFVILTLGLVIFSSFVYLPSYFETFLQFVSPLPQKEVSTSYTPMLQTQKMSMS